The DNA sequence ATTCCACAATTTTCTGTTCCTTTTCCACAATTCCCGTGATTATCCCATTTTCCAAGTCGATATTTTCCAACTTTATTGACTGTAACGCACTAATTCTACAAGCTGTATCAATAATCAGATTAAAAATTATTCTGTCCTGCAAATCAAATTTCTTTTCCATATCCATTTTGATATTTATTTCAATTACTTCTTTGTTACTCAAATAATAACTATTTCTCCGCTTTTCTGTATCGGTTACTTTCAGTCTGTCCAATTTGTCCCGGAACGGATGAACTGATATTAAATTCCTTTTGACTGCCCAAATATAGAAGCTAGATATAGCCGTCAATTTATTATTGATTGTCTGTGCATTATTCCCACTCACTTCCCTGCAATATCTTATATACCGCTCCAGCACACTCACAATGATTTTCAGCGTATCTTTACTAAGCAAGTAACGATTATTTTCATACTTCTTGATATACTCAACAAACTGTTTCATATTGTTGAAGTATGTCTTGTAAGTAGTGTTTTTTGTTGCCTCGTTCTTTGCTATACAGCT is a window from the Leptotrichia trevisanii DSM 22070 genome containing:
- a CDS encoding tyrosine-type recombinase/integrase — encoded protein: MELEVITGRNAQIYVEYLNSCIAKNEATKNTTYKTYFNNMKQFVEYIKKYENNRYLLSKDTLKIIVSVLERYIRYCREVSGNNAQTINNKLTAISSFYIWAVKRNLISVHPFRDKLDRLKVTDTEKRRNSYYLSNKEVIEINIKMDMEKKFDLQDRIIFNLIIDTACRISALQSIKLENIDLENGIITGIVEKEQKIVEFVIFEDTVNLIREWLKCRKDNIEYLFVTRYSGVFKQMSKSTIRDRVRKIGKLVGIDNLYPHSLRKTSINLIANSAGIDLASEFANHSGIDVTKKHYIKKTTAKDRKNKLLEIRKKAGF